One Brassica oleracea var. oleracea cultivar TO1000 chromosome C7, BOL, whole genome shotgun sequence genomic window carries:
- the LOC106306426 gene encoding zinc finger protein CONSTANS-LIKE 4-like, with amino-acid sequence MGKKCDLCEGVARMYCESDQASLCWDCDGKVHGANFLVAKHTRCLLCSACQSPTPWKAAGPRLGPTFSVCDSCVALKTAGGGRDGVSSTERILSENPGQEINGFDNDDGDGAESYDDDEDEDEDEEYSDEDENEEDEAENQVVPWAAAAAAQPPLVMSSLSADGGGGGPLAKRTRDCSDEEIGCSSAQESNCSRPLKRPSREERRR; translated from the exons ATGGGAAAAAAGTGTGATTTATGCGAAGGTGTTGCGAGAATGTACTGCGAGTCAGATCAGGCGAGTCTCTGCTGGGACTGCGACGGTAAAGTTCACGGCGCTAACTTCCTCGTCGCTAAGCACACGCGATGTCTTCTCTGCAGCGCCTGCCAGTCACCCACGCCGTGGAAAGCCGCGGGGCCTCGCCTCGGCCCAACCTTCTCCGTCTGCGATTCATGCGTCGCTCTTAAAACCGCCGGCGGCGGTAGAGACGGCGTCAGCAGCACTGAGAGGATTCTGTCGGAGAATCCTGGCCAGGAGATCAATGGTTTCGATAATGATGACGGTGACGGCGCGGAGTCTTACGATGATGATGAGGACGAAGATGAAGACGAGGAGTACAGTGATGAAGATGAAAATGAAGAAGACGAAGCTGAGAATCAAGTGGTGCCGTGGGCTGCGGCGGCGGCGGCGCAACCGCCTCTTGTAATGAGTTCATTATCTGCTGACGGTGGAGGCGGAGGTCCGTTGGCGAAGAGGACGAGGGACTGCTCCGAT GAGGAGATCGGATGCTCTTCAGCTCAAGAGTCAAACTGTTCTCGGCCGTTGAAGCGACCGTCAAGAGAGGAACGGCGCCGTTGA
- the LOC106301442 gene encoding indole-3-acetic acid-amido synthetase GH3.5, with the protein MPEAPKYESLDAFDLTLDEKNKRKLQLIEELTSNADQVQRRVLEEILTRNADVEYLRRHDLNGRTDRETFKNVMPVITYEDIQPEINRIANGDKSPILSSKPISEFLTSSGTSGGERKLMPTIEEELDRRSLLYSFLMPVMSQFIPGLDKGKGMYFLFVKSESKTPGGLPARPVLTSYYKSSHFKERPFDPYTDYTSPNETILCPDSYQSMYSQMLCGLCQHQEVLRVGAVFASGFIRAIKFLEKHWTELVRDIRTGTLSSLITDPSVREAVAKILKPSPKLADFVESECKKKSWQGIITRLWPNTKYVDVIVTGTMSQYIPTLDYYSNGLPLVCTMYASSECYFGVNLRPLCKPSDVSYTLIPTMAYFEFLPVYRNTGVTNSINLPKALTEKEQQELVDLVDVKLGQEYELVVTTYAGLCRYRVGDLLRVTGFKNKAPQFSFICRKNVVLSIDSDKTDEVELQNAVKNAMTHLVPFDASLSEYTSYADTSSIPGHYVLFWELCLDGNTPIPPSVFEDCCLAVEESFNSVYRQGRVSDKSIGPLEIKIVEPGTFDKLMDYAISLGASINQYKTPRCVKFAPIIELLNSRVVDSYFSPKCPKWVPGHKQWGSN; encoded by the exons ATGCCTGAGGCACCAAAGTATGAATCTTTAGATGCTTTCGATCTGACCCTCGACGAGAAGAACAAGAGGAAACTTCAGTTAATCGAGGAACTGACCTCAAACGCCGACCAAGTCCAGAGACGTGTCTTGGAGGAGATCTTGACCCGTAATGCTGACGTGGAGTATCTCAGGCGTCATGACCTCAACGGTCGCACAGACCGAGAGACTTTCAAGAACGTGATGCCTGTTATAACCTACGAGGATATTCAGCCTGAGATCAACAGGATCGCTAATGGTGATAAGTCCCCTATCCTCTCTTCAAAGCCCATCTCCGAGTTCCTCACCAG CTCTGGGACATCTGGTGGGGAGAGGAAGCTAATGCCGACAATCGAAGAAGAGCTAGACAGGAGATCACTTCTCTACAGTTTCTTGATGCCTGTGATGAGCCAGTTCATTCCTGGCCTCGACAAAGGCAAAGGAATGTATTTCTTGTTCGTCAAGTCTGAATCCAAGACACCAGGAGGCCTACCTGCTCGTCCCGTCTTAACCAGTTACTACAAATCTTCCCATTTCAAAGAAAGACCATTTGACCCATACACCGATTACACAAGCCCCAACGAGACCATCCTTTGCCCTGACTCCTACCAGAGCATGTACTCTCAGATGCTTTGTGGCTTATGCCAACACCAGGAGGTTCTTCGAGTCGGTGCCGTTTTCGCCTCTGGTTTCATCAGAGCTATCAAGTTTCTTGAGAAGCACTGGACCGAGCTGGTCCGTGACATCAGAACCGGTACCTTAAGCTCCCTGATCACTGATCCTTCAGTGCGTGAGGCGGTCGCCAAGATCCTTAAACCGAGTCCAAAACTCGCAGATTTTGTTGAATCCGAGTGTAAGAAGAAGTCTTGGCAAGGGATTATCACTAGGTTGTGGCCTAACACGAAGTATGTGGATGTGATTGTGACAGGGACAATGTCTCAGTACATTCCAACTTTGGATTACTACAGCAATGGCTTGCCTCTTGTCTGCACAATGTATGCTTCTTCCGAGTGTTACTTTGGTGTGAACCTAAGGCCACTTTGCAAACCCAGCGACGTCTCTTACACGCTCATACCGACCATGGCTTATTTCGAGTTCTTGCCTGTTTATAGAAACACAGGTGTTACTAACTCCATCAATCTACCTAAAGCACTCACGGAGAAAGAGCAACAAGAGCTTGTTGATCTTGTTGATGTTAAGCTTGGTCAGGAGTACGAACTCGTTGTCACCACTTATGCCG GACTTTGTAGATACCGAGTTGGTGATTTGTTGAGAGTGACTGGATTCAAGAACAAAGCACCTCAATTCAGTTTCATCTGCCGCAAGAATGTCGTCTTGAGCATAGATTCCGACAAGACCGACGAAGTTGAGCTTCAGAACGCGGTGAAGAACGCAATGACACACCTCGTCCCATTCGATGCCTCACTCTCTGAATACACAAGCTATGCGGATACAAGTTCTATCCCTGGCCATTATGTCTTGTTCTGGGAGCTATGTTTGGATGGAAACACACCAATCCCTCCTTCTGTCTTTGAGGATTGCTGCCTAGCCGTGGAAGAGTCGTTCAACTCTGTTTATAGACAAGGAAGGGTTAGTGACAAGTCCATAGGCCCACTCGAGATCAAGATTGTTGAGCCGGGGACATTTGATAAGCTCATGGATTACGCGATCAGCTTGGGAGCATCTATTAATCAGTATAAGACGCCTAGATGCGTGAAGTTTGCTCCAATTATTGAGCTGTTGAACTCGAGAGTTGTTGATAGTTACTTCAGCCCCAAGTGTCCTAAATGGGTCCCTGGTCATAAACAGTGGGGAAGTAACTAA
- the LOC106306424 gene encoding G-type lectin S-receptor-like serine/threonine-protein kinase At4g27290, whose amino-acid sequence MEAINVLHLLLISQFFAFLFAQATDIITPNQTLKDGDTIVSKDGSFELGFFSPGGSRNRYLGIWYKKVSLQTVVWVANRDSPLYDLSGALKVNGNGSLCLFSGMNSLIWSSFSLKKIDARYPIVQILDTGNLVVRSSGDDQDYIWQSLDYPGDTFLPGMKYGIDFLTGFNRFLTSWKSPDDPSTGNYTNKLDPNGVPQFFLKRNSVDVFRAGPWNGLRFTGMPNLKPNPIYRYEFVLTEDEAYYTYRLENPSVITRMQLNPSGALQRYTWVDSHWNFYLSAEMDSCDLYKLCGSYGSCNINDSPACRCLKGFVPYSPKAYSDGDWSKGCVRRVKLSCGEGEEDFLKISKLKLPDTRASWYDKSMDLNECKRECLRNCSCSAYSPFDIRDGGRGCIIWFGDLLDIREYDENGQDLFVRLATSEIDTLQRDLDRVSSRRQEEEDPELPFLDLEVISEATCGFSDENKLGQGGFGPVYKGTLSTGEEIAVKRLSRTSRQGIEEFKNEIKLIAKLQHRNLVKILGYCVEEDERMLIYEYQRNKSLDSFIFDKERRKELDWPKRLEIIKGIARGLMYLHQDSRLRIIHRDLKASNVLLDSDMNPKISDFGLARTLGGDETEANTTRVVGTYGYMSPEYQIDGYFSLKSDVFSFGVLVLEIVSGRRNHGFCNHEHRLNLLGHAWRQYREEKASELIDEAFKESCTDISEVLRAIHIGLLCVQQDPIDRPNMSMVVLMLSSEMLLLDPKEPGFYNERNLLFSDTTSINIDVPSNNLQTMSVMEPR is encoded by the exons ATGGAAGCCATTAATGTGCTTCATCTGCTCCTTATCTCTCAGTTTTTTGCTTTTCTTTTCGCGCAAGCAACAGATATAATCACACCAAACCAGACTTTAAAAGATGGAGACACTATTGTTTCAAAAGATGGGAGCTTCGAGCTCGGGTTTTTCTCTCCAGGAGGATCAAGAAACCGTTATCTAGGGATTTGGTACAAGAAAGTCTCTCTACAGACAGTTGTTTGGGTCGCAAACAGAGATTCTCCTCTCTACGACCTCTCAGGAGCCCTAAAAGTCAATGGAAACGGGAGCTTATGTCTCTTCAGTGGCATGAACTCTCTCATCTGGTCATCATTTTCTTTGAAGAAGATCGATGCAAGATACCCTATTGTACAGATTCTTGATACAGGTAACTTAGTTGTAAGAAGCTCAGGGGATGATCAAGATTACATATGGCAGAGTTTAGATTACCCAGGAGATACGTTTCTTCCAGGAATGAAATATGGTATCGATTTTCTAACCGGTTTTAACCGGTTCTTGACATCTTGGAAATCTCCAGACGATCCATCAACTGGTAACTATACAAATAAACTTGATCCAAACGGTGTTCCGCAGTTTTTCTTGAAGAGAAACTCCGTTGATGTCTTCAGGGCTGGTCCATGGAATGGTCTAAGATTCACTGGTATGCCTAACCTAAAACCTAACCCAATTTATCGGTATGAGTTTGTGTTGACGGAGGATGAAGCTTACTACACGTACAGGCTTGAGAACCCTTCAGTGATCACAAGAATGCAGTTGAATCCTAGTGGAGCTTTGCAGCGTTACACTTGGGTGGATAGTCATTGGAACTTCTATCTATCAGCTGAAATGGATAGCTGTGATCTCTACAAGTTGTGTGGCTCTTACGGAAGCTGTAACATCAATGACTCTCCAGCTTGTAGGTGTTTAAAAGGGTTTGTTCCTTATTCTCCAAAGGCTTATTCTGATGGGGATTGGTCTAAAGGGTGTGTTAGAAGAGTGAAATTGAGTTGTGGTGAAGGAGAAGAAGATTTTCTCAAGATTTCAAAGTTGAAGTTACCTGATACAAGAGCATCGTGGTACGATAAGAGCATGGATTTGAATGAATGCAAGAGGGAATGCTTGAGAAACTGTTCTTGCTCAGCTTATTCTCCTTTTGATATTAGAGATGGAGGAAGAGGATGTATTATATGGTTTGGAGATTTGCTTGATATAAGAGAGTATGATGAAAATGGACAAGATCTGTTTGTTAGGCTTGCTACTTCAGAAATAG ATACTTTGCAGCGCGATTTAGACCGTGTTTCCAGCAGGAGACAAGAGGAGGAAGATCCTGAATTACCATTTCTTGATCTTGAAGTGATTTCAGAAGCTACATGTGGATTCTCTGATGAGAATAAGCTCGGACAAGGTGGGTTTGGACCTGTCTACAAG GGAACGTTGTCTACTGGAGAAGAAATCGCGGTAAAGAGGCTTTCAAGAACGTCAAGACAAGGCATAGAAGAGTTTAAAAACGAGATCAAGCTAATTGCAAAGCTACAACACCGCAACCTTGTCAAGATACTTGGGTATTGTGTGGAGGAAGATGAAAGAATGCTCATCTACGAGTATCAACGTAACAAAAGCTTGGACTCTTTCATATTCGATAAAGAACGGCGCAAGGAACTTGATTGGCCTAAACGTTTGGAAATAATCAAAGGGATTGCTCGCGGGCTGATGTATCTCCATCAAGATTCAAGGCTTAGAATCATACACCGCGATCTCAAAGCAAGCAATGTTTTGCTTGATTCCGATATGAATCCTAAAATATCAGATTTCGGATTGGCTAGAACCTTGGGAGGAGATGAAACTGAAGCAAACACAACTAGAGTGGTTGGAACATA TGGATATATGTCACCGGAGTATCAAATTGACGGGTATTTCTCATTAAAATCCGATGTATTTAGCTTCGGAGTTTTGGTATTGGAGATAGTATCAGGAAGAAGAAACCATGGTTTCTGCAATCATGAACACAGGCTTAACCTTCTTGGACAC GCTTGGAGGCAATACAGAGAAGAGAAGGCAAGTGAGTTAATCGATGAAGCTTTCAAGGAATCGTGTACAGATATTTCTGAAGTGTTGAGAGCAATTCATATCGGTCTGTTATGTGTACAACAAGATCCTATAGATAGACCAAACATGTCAATGGTGGTTCTGATGCTAAGTAGTGAAATGTTGCTTCTTGATCCCAAGGAACCTGGGTTTTACAACGAGCGAAATCTCTTGTTTTCTGACACTACATCGATTAATATTGACGTTCCTTCCAATAATTTACAAACCATGAGTGTAATGGAGCCTAGATAA